The Zhihengliuella sp. ISTPL4 genomic interval GGGACGGCGCCCCGAGGCCGCGACCGCCCATCCCACGACCCCGAGAGCACCCACCAGCACGAACGCCGAGAGCACGCCGTCGAAGCCATGGCCGCCGTGACCGCTCTGGACCCCGGTACCCGTTCCGAAGGCTGGGGTCGAGGCCGATTCGAACATGCACGCCGCCATCACCAGCGAGCCGAGCGCCCGGTGGCAGCAGGCGGAAGCCGACGGCATCCCGCGCACGCCCATCGTCCCGAGCATGGCCGAGAGCAGCAGCAACGCTCCCACGATGATCCCGCCCAGCGGGTCGAGGGAGCCGGTGGCCATCAGCAGCATCCCGGCGGCCATTACGAGCGCGGCCTGCCGCCCCTGCCACGGCACGGCGCGCCCCGCGGCCAGGCAGGCGACGGCTGACACGAGCGCCGCCACCGCCATCAGCCACGATGCTGCCGGGAGCAGAGGATCCACAGTCGAAGTATATTGATCGAGCGCTCAAAAAAGCGAGACCTGGTATCCATGCGCCAAGATGGGCAGGTGCCCCGCATCGTCGACCACGATGAGCGCCGCCGGCAGATCGCCGAGGCGCTCCTGACCGTGGCTGCACGAGACGGACACGAGAGCGTGTCATCGCGCGCAGTCGCCAAGGAGCTCGGGGTCGCGACCGGCTCGCTGTGGCACTACTTCGACGGCTTCGACGACGTCATCCGCGCAGCCGCCGCCGAGGTGACCCGCCGCACCGATGAACGCATCGCCGCGGCCACGACAGGACTCCGCGGACTCGCCCGCCTGGACGCCCTGATGCGCGAGGTCCTTCCGGTCGACGAGGGAACCCGTACGGAAGCGCGCGTCGTGGTGGGGTTCTGGGGCCGACTCGCCACCCTCGCCCCCACGCCCGACGCCTCCGCCCCGACCCTCGCCACGTGGCAGGGCAGCATCCAGGCGGCACTCCAGGAGGCGGTCGCCGATGCCGAGCTGCGCAGCGACACCCCGACCGACGCGCTGATGGCACTGCTGCGCTCGATCACCTACGGCCAGCAGATCGTCGAGGTCACCGAACCCCAGCCGCCCGCCGCACACCTCGCGGTACTCGACGACATCCTCTCCCCCTGGCGAGCCTGACCCCGCCTCGCACCCTCGCGACCACCCACGGACCCGTTGCTTGTGCGGGGCGCGGTGCCGTCGTATCATCGTGCCAACCCGTTTATTGAGCGTTTGCTCGAAAATAGTGAGGTCGATGATGTCCCACCACGCTCCGCAGCCCGTGTCGATCGAGAAGATCGCGACAGCGCACCCGCACGACCCGCTCACCGGTGCCGAGATCGCCGCGGCGCGCCGCATCCTCGACGCGGCAGGTCTTCTCACCGAGACGACGCGCGTGCCGATGCTGCTGCCTGACGAGCCGACCAAGGAGGAGTTCGCGGCGTGGACTCCCGGCGACCCCATCGACCGCCGGGTCGACGTCACCCTGCTCGACATCGCCACCGGCATCGCGACCGAGGCGATCGTCTCGATCACCCGCGGCGAGGTGCTGCGCACGCACCGCGTGCCGAATGACGCGCCGCCCTACGGACAGCCGCAATACCTGTTCGAGGAGTACGAACGCGCCGAGACCATCGCGAAGGCATCGCCCGAGTGGCAGGCCGCCATGCGGCGTCGCGGCCTCGAGCAGCACATGGCGCTCGCCTTCTGCGGCCCCCTCGCCCCCGGCTACACCGGGCGGGCGGACGAGGTCGGACGCCGAGTGATCCGCTCGCTGACCTTCCTCAAGTACGACGAGCAGGACTCCCCGTGGGCGCATCCCGTCGAGGGACTCATCGTGCACATCGACCTGACCGCGAACACCGTGATCCGCGTCGAGGACCACGGCGACGTGCCCGTGCCGGCAGGCCACGGCAACTACTACCCCGAGACGCAAGGTGCAGCACGCACGACGCTCAAGCCCATCGAGATCACGCAGCCCGAGGGTCCGAGCTTCACGGTCACTGGATCGCTGGTGGAGTGGGAGGGCTGGTCGATGCGCGTGGACTTCAACGCGCGCGAGGGGCTGGTGCTGCACGACGTGACCTTCCAGGGTCGCTCCGTGCTGAGCAGGGCGAGCGTGCCCGAGATGGTCGTGCCGTACGGCGACACGGCACCGGGGCGCTTCTGGATCAGCTACTTCGATGCCGGAGAGTACCTCCTCGGCAAGAACGCCAATCACCTCGAACTCGGCTGCGACTGCCTCGGCGTGATCCGCTACCTCGACGGCTATGTCGCCGACGACCACGGCCACCCCGTGCGCATCCCCAACGTGATCTGCATGCACGAGGAGGACTTCGGCATCCTCTGGAAGCACACCGACCTCTCCGGACGCTCCGACGTGCGGCGCTCGCGGCGCTTCGTCGTCTCGTACTTCTCCACCATCGGCAACTACGACTACGGCTTCTACTGGAACTTCGGTCTGGACGGCTCGATCGAGGTCGTGGCCAAGGCCACGGGCATCGTGTTCGCCGGTGCCGGAGAGCCGGGCGTCCGCCAGAAGCATGCCACCGAACTCGCCCCCGGGGTCTTCGCCCCGGTCCACCAGCATCTGTTCTGCGCGCGCCTCGACGTGGCGATCGACGGCCAGGACAACCGCCTCGTGGAGGTGGACGCGCAGCGGGTGCCGATGGGGCCGGACAACCCGTTCGGCAACGCGTTCACCTGGTCGGAGACGGTGCTGGAGACCGAGCATGCCGCCCAGCGCGAGGCCGACTCCTCCGCCGCCCGGGTGTGGGAGGTGCAGAGCGCCTCGCGGACGAACCATGTCGGCCGCCCGACCGCCTATCATCTCGTCCCGGAGCCGACCGCTCTGCTGATGGCCGACCCCGCGTCGTCCGTCGCGGCGCGCGCGGCCTTCGCGACGAAGCACCTCTGGGCGACCCGGTACGAGCACGGCCAGATCTGGCCCGCCGGGCGCTACCCCAACGCGCACGAGGGCGGCGCCGGCCTCCCGGAGTACACGGCCGACGATCGCCGGATCGACGGCGAGGACATGGTGCTGTGGCACACTTTCGGGCTCACGCACTTCCCCCGCCCGGAGGACTGGCCGATCATGCCCGTGGACTACGCGGGATTCTGGTTCAAGCCCTACGGCTTCCTCGACCAGAACCCGGCCATGGACGTGCCGGAGTCCTCCCAGGCGCACGGCGGCGCGACGGCGACGGCCTCCTGCTGCGGCGGCGACTCCTGCGCCTGCGGGCACTAGCGACCGTCCAGCGGTGCCGCGCCGTCGCGGGTGCGAAAAGGTGCCCCGATCGTTCCCGTCAGGACCGTTTTGCATCCCCCAACCGCGGGGAGAGCGACGACCGACTCAGGTGAGGGCGGCGATCGCGTCGCGGAGGATGCCGTCGGCGTCCGCCAGTGCGGCCGCGGCGGTCTCGGCGGAGGTGCCGGTCGCGAGCAGGAGCAGCGCGAGCTTGACGGAGCCGTCCGCAGCCTCCAGCGCGGCGGACGCGGCGTCGACCTCCACGCCCGCGAGCTGCGACACCGTGCGGATCGAGCGGGCGTGCAGCTTCTCGTTCGTCGCCAGCAGGTCGACCATGACCCCGCGGTACGTCTTGCCGAGCTTGATCATCGAGAGCGTCGTCAGCATGTTCACGACGAGCTTCTGGGCCGTGCCGGACTTCAGCCGCGTGGAGCCCGAGATGAACTCCGGCCCCGTGACGACCTCGATCGCGATCTCGGCCTCCGCGCCGATCGCCGATCCGGCGTTCGAAGCGATCGCCACCGTGAGCGCGCCGAGGCCCCGGGCGTACCGCAGCCCGCCGATGACGTAGGGCGTGCGGCCGGATGCCGAGATCCCCACCACCGTGTCCCGCTCGGTGAGGTCGAGGTCGCGCAGAGCGAGGGCGGCGGCTTCGTCGTCGTCCTCCGCATTCTCCACCGCCGAGCGGATGGCCGTCTCGCCGCCGGCGATCAGCCCCACGACCATCGACGGGTCGGTGCCGAAGGTGGGCGGGCATTCGCTCGCATCGAGCACGCCGATGCGTCCGGCCGTGCCCGCACCGATGTAGATGAGACGCCCGCCGCGGCGGAACCGCGCGGTGATGCCGTCCACTGCCGCCGCGATCTCGGCCGTGCGCCCCGCGACCGCCTCGGGCACGCGCCGGTCCTCGGCGTTCATGCGCTGCACCAGCTCGGTGGTGCTCAACAGGTCGAGATCTCCCCGCTCGGTGGTGGAGGCCTCGGTGTCCAAGCCCGCGAGCTCGGCGAGGAGGGTGGTCAGACGGGAGTCATTCGGCACGGTGCACGAACCTTTCATGGGGGAGGTCGAGGCGACGGGTCAGCAGCAGCGCCCCGTCCATGGCGCCGCCTCGCGCGGGGACGACGCGGCGGCCGCTCGCCTCCAGGGCGCGGGTCAGGGCGGCGCGGAAGCCGTCGTGGTCGGTGAGGCCGCCGTGCACCGCGACGTCCGCGGTCGCCCCAGCGGCCGCGGCGGCCGTCGCGGTGAGGAGCCGCACGGCCTCCTCGACGATCCCGATGGCGATGGGGTCGTCGTCTTCGGCGGCGGCGAGCACGAGGGGCGCGAGGGTCGCGAGGCGGCGGGCGAGGGCACCGTCGGCGGCGAGCCAGGCCTGCACGGCCGAGGGCAGGCCGACCGGCTCGGCGAGCGCCGCGGTGAGAGCGGTGGGCGCCGCCAGCCCGTCGTGGGCACGGAGGACCGCGCGCAATGCCTCCCGGCCGAGCCAGGATCCGCTGCCGAAGTCGCCCAGCTCGGGGCCCCAGCCGTCGACCAGACGCGCTCCGGAGGGGTCGACGCCCAGCGCCACGGCTCCGGTGCCGGCGATGAGCAGCACGCCGGCCGCGCCGTCGAGAGCGCCCGCATGGGCGGTGACCACGTCCGACGCCACGGCCACACGTGCGCCGGTCCGTGTGGCGAGCGCGGCGGCGAGTTCTGCGGCCGCCTCCGGGGCGAACCAGGCGCCGGCAGCCCCCACGCCGAGCGTGTCGATGCGCTCGACATCGTCGAGCAGCGGGAGAATCGCGGTGAGCGCCGCCTCCACTCCGCCCGCCGCGGCAAGGCCCGGCGCTCCGATCCCGGAGCGCTCCCCGGCCGTCGCGCCATGCACGACGAGGCGGCAACGGGACTTGCCGAGATCGACGGTGGCGGTCGTCTCGCTCATCGGCACTCCTCGAATCCGGCGGAAAGAAAGAAAAGCGACTACACAACGCGTAGACTCTCTGAAAAGAATTTACCATCCCGTTCCGCCGTTCCGGAGGATACCGTGAGCATCCAGTCGACGATCGAAGCCGCCGCTGCGACCCTGCCCCCGTCGCTGGCCCGCGTCGCGGCCGCCGTGCGGGAGAACCCGAGCCTCGTGATCGACAAGACGATCAGCGAACTCGCCGCGGAGTGCCAGACCTCGGTCGCCTCCGTCGTCCGGTTCTGCCGGGCCATCGGCTTCACCGGCTACGCGCCGCTGCGCATGGCCCTGGCCACGGAGCTCGGCAAAGAGTCGGCGCAGTTCTCCGCCCGCGGCGCCTACGGCTCGGAGATCTCCGACGAGGACTCCCTGGAGGAGGCCGTCTCCAAGCTCGCCGCTCTCGAACTCCTCGCGATCGAGGAGACCGTCGGCCAGCTCGACTTCGCGGTGCTGACGGCGGCCGTCGCCGCCATCGACGGCGCCGATCGGATCCTCCTCTACGGCATCGGCGCCAGCCAGTTCGTCGCCGAGGACCTCGCGCACAAGCTGCTCCGCGTCGGCCGCAACGCTCACGTGCTCTCCGACCCCCACGAGGCGATCGCCGCCGCCGTGCTCCCCGTGGGGACGACCGTCGCGATCGGGTTCTCGCACGCCGGGTCGACGATCGAGACGGTGCGGTTCCTCGAAGCCGCCGTCACCCATGGCGCGACGACCGTGGCCGTCACCTCCGTGAAGGACTCCCCCCTCGCCCAGGTCGCCGACCATGCGCTGTTCACCGAGGTGCGCGAGTCCACCTTCCGCGCCGGGGCGATGGTGAGCCGGATCGCGCAGCTCGCCCTCGTGGACTGCCTGTTCATCGGCGTCGCCAAGCGCCGATATGCCGAAACGGTCGACGCGCTGCAGCGCACCCGGCAGGCGACACGTCTCCTGAGCGACTGAGGGCCCCGCGGGGCCGACGACCGTCAGATGGTCCGGACGTCCGGGACGGCGAGACCGTCCGCGTGCGTCGCCGGGGTGCCCATCGCCCCGGCGGTGCGCAGGAACACGATGATCCAGCTGAAGATCAGCACCGCGGCGATGAGCTCGACAGCGGTCAGGTTGTAATAGCCGACCGCGAAGAACGCCCCCAGCAGGACGATGACGAGCACATAGGCCCAGCCGAGCCCGACGAAGACCCGCGGGATGCTGCGCACGAACCAGGGCAGGCCGATGACGACCACCGCGAACACCACCGCCATGCCGGTGGCGACGGTGTTGTGCAGAAGGAAGAACTCGTCCACGGGGAAGATGCCGACGCACGCGAGGAAGATCCCCATCAGGATCAGGCCGCCGCGCACGATCGTCCGACCACGGCGGTCGACCGGCTCGTCGACGGGCAGCCCCGCCGTCGCATAGCGGGAGATCGTCGTCACCATGATGCCGGCGATGACGAGGGTGACGTTGAACGCCACCGAGGCGCTGTTGCTGCTCATTCCCAGCGCCGACAGGTTGTCGCGCCACCAGTGCACGTCGCTCGACGCGAGCATCGCCGCGAACGCCCCGACCACGAGGAACACCGCCAGCACCAGCGACAGCACCATGGGAGTCAACGCGACGGCGCTGAGGAACGCGACGTAGCCGGTGAGCGCGAACGCCACCGCGACGAGGATCGCTCCGGGGAACGGGAAGACGGGGGCATCCACGAAACTGCGCTCGAGCAGCTCCGCGATGCCCAGCCAGCCGAGGGAGGCGATCGCGGCGTGGGCGAACGCGATGGCGGCGAGGTCATACCAGCGGAGGCGGTCGCCCGGCACCGCGAACCCGTCTCGGGCGACAGCGGGGTCCGGCGCAGGAGCTCGCACGGCGAGTCGCCCCAGACCGAAGGCGAGGGCAGCTGTGAGCGCGCCGCCGTACGCCGCGAACATGCCGATCGACCCGCTGCCGCTGATCGAGAGCTCCCGCCCCCAGAACGCCGGCAGCGCCACCGCGAAGCCCACCACGAGGAAGGCGGCGCCGACGATCAAGGCCGTCGCCTCGAACACCGCATCCGAGGTGGCGGGACCCCGCACCTGACGGAGCACCCGCAGGATGCGCTGTGCGAGCCTCGACATCGTCCCGTCTTTCACGGACCACATCCTAGAAGGCGCCCCACGCGATCGTTGCCGGTGGTAGCATCACGGAACGGATCGTATACAACGTCGTCGTTCCCACCAGCCCGAGGTGATCAGTCATGAACGGTGCCCTCACCACCCCCGCCGAATCGGTGTCGACCCTCGTCGCGCGCAACATCAGCGAGTTCCGCGCCGCCGTTTCCGAGTCCTTCGTCCCGCTGCAGGTGACCACCGCGGGCGCGGATCAGTTCCGCGGCGTGATCCGCGGCGCCGCGGTCGACGAGGTGCACGTCAACGACATCCGCGCGACCTCGCACGTCGTCGAGCGCACCACCGAGCTCATCGCCCGCGGAGACCGGTCGTACTTCAAGGTGAGTCTGATGCTCGCGGGGACGGGCCTTCTCATCCAGGACGACCGCGAGGCCGTGCTGCAGCCGGGAGACCTGGCCGTATACGACACCGATCGACCGTACTCCCTCGTCTTCGATCAGGACTTCCGCACCATGGTCGTCATGTTCCCGAAGCATCTCATCAGCCTCCCACCGGACATGATCGGGCAGCTGACGGCCGTCCGCATCTCCGGGCAGGAGGGGCTGGGCGGCATGGTCGTGCCGTATCTGACACAGCTCGCCGGGAACCTCGACGAACTCGCGGGCACGACGGGGGCCCGGCTCGCGCACAGCGCCCTCGACCTCGTGACCACCGTGTTCACGCGGGAACTCGGGCTTGACCAGGCCACCGCCGACCCGCACCGCGCCCTCATGCAGCGGATCCGCTCGCACATCGATCGCCACCTGGCCTCGACCGACCTCGGCCCGGCCTCGATCGCCGCGGCCCATTTCATCTCCACCCGGCATCTGCACGGCCTGTTCCAGGAGCAGGGGGTGACCGTGTCGACGTGGATCCGCACGCGCCGCCTGGAGCAGTGCCGCCGCGATCTGCTCGACCCGATGCTCGCCGACCGTCCCGTCGCCGCGATCGCCGCCCGCTGGGGCTTCGTCGACGCGGCGCATTTCAGCCGTGCGTTCAAGACCGCGTTCGGGGTCTCCCCCAGCGAGTACCGCGCCACCCACTGACCCCCTTCCCCTCGCGTCCTTTCCGCCATTCGGGATCACAAACGTCCCGCACCCGGGAGGACGGAGCCGCTGCGGGGGGACGGGGCTTGCCCGGGAGGGCACGCCGGTTGACTCTCGGCGCGGGATGGACGCCGCACGCTTGAGGGCTCCCCGGACCCGGCCGGAGCATGAGGCAAGCGCATCGCGACGACGCGGTGCCCGGGGCGACGAGGCCCCGCCGTGTGCGACGTCAGGACCCTCATGACCGACATCTCCACCGACCCCACTCTGGACGAATGGCGCACGTACGACGAGTTCGCCGCCGGCATCGACGCGTTCCGCCTGCCGAACACGATGCTCGCCGGAACCGCGCTCACGCTCACCCTCGACGACGACACCACGCTCGCGCTCCGCTTCGACGAGGACTCCGTGACCTGGGAGGGACTGGGTGCCTCGGGACGCGACCCGTATGACGCGGTCCGCGTGCGCGACGACGTCGTCTTCGTGAACATCCCCTTCGAGACCCGCGAGCGTGAAGCCCTCACCGTCGTCTTCTCCACCACGACCCACCGCGCCACCGTCATCCGCTCCCGCATCGCCGCCGAGGCCGTCGAGGGCACCCCGCAGGTGGGGCAGGACTTCTGGGCCGCGACCACCGACGCCGGGCCCGCGACCGGCGAGGTCCCCGGTCCGAGCCGCGATCTGATCGGCAAGCGGAACATCTACCGCTACAGCCCCCAGCACCTGTACGAGCACGTCTACGTCTCCAGCCAGCGCTACGCGTGGCAGTGCCTCGAGGGCGTCCAGCGCGGTCACGGCGACATGGACCTCTCCACGGTGTGGAAGTTCGCGGACGGCCTGTACCTGTTCTGCTTCCGCGAGTTCCGGATCGCGGTGGCGAGCGTCTGGCTCCACGACCTCGGCTATCAGCTCATGACGACGGGGATCTTCCTCGGCCTCAACGGCGACGGCGAGTCCGAGCACTCCCGCGCCGGCGGCCACATCTACCCCCTGGGCGCCGTCGCCTACCCGGACGCGCAGCCCGTCTGACCCTTCGACCCTTCGACCCTTCGACCCTTCGACAGGCTCAGGGACCCACCCTTCGACACGCTCGGGGACCCAGACGGGCGCAGCGACCCACCACGGAAAGAGAGCACATGAGCAACGCAGACCTGATCCGCGACCACTACGCCGCCAACGACCGGGGCGACCTGGACGGCATGCTCGCGCCCTTCGCACCGGACATCGAGTGGACCGAGGCCGCGGGATTCCCCTATGCCGGAACCTACATCGGCCCGGACGCGGTCGCCGAGAACGTCTTCGGCCGCATCCAGGAGGAGTGGGACGACTACACCGTCGCGATCGACGAGGTCGTCGACGGCGGCGACGTCGTGGTCGGCATCGGCACCTACTCCGGCACCTACAAGCGCACCGGGCGGTTCTTCGCCGCCCGGGTGGCCCACGTCTGGCGCGTGGCGGGCGGCGAGATCGTCGCCTTCGAGCAGTTCACCGACACGGAGCTCGTGAACCGCGCCCTGCGCGCGCCGTCGATGAGCACCGAGACCCAGCCTTCGAGCTGACAGCACGACCCGAACAGGAGAGGCAGAAGCACATGAACAGACGAGCATCCGGCACCGCGGCGGTCATCGCCGTGGCCGCCCTCGCTCTCGCCGGCTGCGCCGGTGGCGACGGAGCCGGGGGCGACGGTGCCCCCATCGTCATCGGCTCCGTGAACACGATCAGCGGCCCGGCGACGTTCCCGGAGGCCTCGCAGGCGGCTGCCGCCGTCTTCGACGCGTTCAACGAGGACGGCGGCCTGGATGGCCGCATGATCGAGTACAAGATGCTCGACGACAAGGGCGACCCGGCCACGGCCACCGCCTCGGCACGGGAGATCGTGGGCAGCGACGAAGCCGTCGCGCTCGTGGGCTCCGCGAGCCTCATCGAGTGCGAGATCAACGCGAAGTACTACGAGCAGGAGGGCATCCTCTCGGTTCCCGGCATCGGCGTCGACACGGGCTGCTTCGACAGCGAGAACATCTCACCGGCCAACGTCGGCCCGTTCAACGACATGACCCTCACGCTGCAGTACGGCTCCGAGGTGCTCGGACTCGACGACATCTGCATCCTGCTGGAGATCGCCGGCTCCACCCGCCCGACCTACCAGGCCGCGATCGACAAGTGGACCGAGATCACGGGCAAGGAGCCGAAGTACGTCGACGACACCGTGCCCTACGGCGCCTCCGACTACACGCCCTACATCGTCAAGGCCCGCGACCAGGGCTGCAAGGCCCTCGCGATCAACCCGGTCGAGCCGGACGCGATCGGACAGGTCAAGGCCGCGAACGCGCAGGGCTGGGACGACGTGACCTGGCTCTACCTCACGAGCGTGTACAGCGAGAACTTCGCCGACGCGATCGACGACGCGGGTGCCGGCATCTACGTCCCCGCGGAG includes:
- a CDS encoding TetR/AcrR family transcriptional regulator; amino-acid sequence: MPRIVDHDERRRQIAEALLTVAARDGHESVSSRAVAKELGVATGSLWHYFDGFDDVIRAAAAEVTRRTDERIAAATTGLRGLARLDALMREVLPVDEGTRTEARVVVGFWGRLATLAPTPDASAPTLATWQGSIQAALQEAVADAELRSDTPTDALMALLRSITYGQQIVEVTEPQPPAAHLAVLDDILSPWRA
- a CDS encoding primary-amine oxidase translates to MMSHHAPQPVSIEKIATAHPHDPLTGAEIAAARRILDAAGLLTETTRVPMLLPDEPTKEEFAAWTPGDPIDRRVDVTLLDIATGIATEAIVSITRGEVLRTHRVPNDAPPYGQPQYLFEEYERAETIAKASPEWQAAMRRRGLEQHMALAFCGPLAPGYTGRADEVGRRVIRSLTFLKYDEQDSPWAHPVEGLIVHIDLTANTVIRVEDHGDVPVPAGHGNYYPETQGAARTTLKPIEITQPEGPSFTVTGSLVEWEGWSMRVDFNAREGLVLHDVTFQGRSVLSRASVPEMVVPYGDTAPGRFWISYFDAGEYLLGKNANHLELGCDCLGVIRYLDGYVADDHGHPVRIPNVICMHEEDFGILWKHTDLSGRSDVRRSRRFVVSYFSTIGNYDYGFYWNFGLDGSIEVVAKATGIVFAGAGEPGVRQKHATELAPGVFAPVHQHLFCARLDVAIDGQDNRLVEVDAQRVPMGPDNPFGNAFTWSETVLETEHAAQREADSSAARVWEVQSASRTNHVGRPTAYHLVPEPTALLMADPASSVAARAAFATKHLWATRYEHGQIWPAGRYPNAHEGGAGLPEYTADDRRIDGEDMVLWHTFGLTHFPRPEDWPIMPVDYAGFWFKPYGFLDQNPAMDVPESSQAHGGATATASCCGGDSCACGH
- the murQ gene encoding N-acetylmuramic acid 6-phosphate etherase, which produces MPNDSRLTTLLAELAGLDTEASTTERGDLDLLSTTELVQRMNAEDRRVPEAVAGRTAEIAAAVDGITARFRRGGRLIYIGAGTAGRIGVLDASECPPTFGTDPSMVVGLIAGGETAIRSAVENAEDDDEAAALALRDLDLTERDTVVGISASGRTPYVIGGLRYARGLGALTVAIASNAGSAIGAEAEIAIEVVTGPEFISGSTRLKSGTAQKLVVNMLTTLSMIKLGKTYRGVMVDLLATNEKLHARSIRTVSQLAGVEVDAASAALEAADGSVKLALLLLATGTSAETAAAALADADGILRDAIAALT
- a CDS encoding N-acetylglucosamine kinase, producing the protein MSETTATVDLGKSRCRLVVHGATAGERSGIGAPGLAAAGGVEAALTAILPLLDDVERIDTLGVGAAGAWFAPEAAAELAAALATRTGARVAVASDVVTAHAGALDGAAGVLLIAGTGAVALGVDPSGARLVDGWGPELGDFGSGSWLGREALRAVLRAHDGLAAPTALTAALAEPVGLPSAVQAWLAADGALARRLATLAPLVLAAAEDDDPIAIGIVEEAVRLLTATAAAAAGATADVAVHGGLTDHDGFRAALTRALEASGRRVVPARGGAMDGALLLTRRLDLPHERFVHRAE
- a CDS encoding MurR/RpiR family transcriptional regulator — translated: MSIQSTIEAAAATLPPSLARVAAAVRENPSLVIDKTISELAAECQTSVASVVRFCRAIGFTGYAPLRMALATELGKESAQFSARGAYGSEISDEDSLEEAVSKLAALELLAIEETVGQLDFAVLTAAVAAIDGADRILLYGIGASQFVAEDLAHKLLRVGRNAHVLSDPHEAIAAAVLPVGTTVAIGFSHAGSTIETVRFLEAAVTHGATTVAVTSVKDSPLAQVADHALFTEVRESTFRAGAMVSRIAQLALVDCLFIGVAKRRYAETVDALQRTRQATRLLSD
- a CDS encoding DUF998 domain-containing protein is translated as MSRLAQRILRVLRQVRGPATSDAVFEATALIVGAAFLVVGFAVALPAFWGRELSISGSGSIGMFAAYGGALTAALAFGLGRLAVRAPAPDPAVARDGFAVPGDRLRWYDLAAIAFAHAAIASLGWLGIAELLERSFVDAPVFPFPGAILVAVAFALTGYVAFLSAVALTPMVLSLVLAVFLVVGAFAAMLASSDVHWWRDNLSALGMSSNSASVAFNVTLVIAGIMVTTISRYATAGLPVDEPVDRRGRTIVRGGLILMGIFLACVGIFPVDEFFLLHNTVATGMAVVFAVVVIGLPWFVRSIPRVFVGLGWAYVLVIVLLGAFFAVGYYNLTAVELIAAVLIFSWIIVFLRTAGAMGTPATHADGLAVPDVRTI
- a CDS encoding AraC-like ligand-binding domain-containing protein, with amino-acid sequence MNGALTTPAESVSTLVARNISEFRAAVSESFVPLQVTTAGADQFRGVIRGAAVDEVHVNDIRATSHVVERTTELIARGDRSYFKVSLMLAGTGLLIQDDREAVLQPGDLAVYDTDRPYSLVFDQDFRTMVVMFPKHLISLPPDMIGQLTAVRISGQEGLGGMVVPYLTQLAGNLDELAGTTGARLAHSALDLVTTVFTRELGLDQATADPHRALMQRIRSHIDRHLASTDLGPASIAAAHFISTRHLHGLFQEQGVTVSTWIRTRRLEQCRRDLLDPMLADRPVAAIAARWGFVDAAHFSRAFKTAFGVSPSEYRATH
- a CDS encoding MoaF C-terminal domain-containing protein, with amino-acid sequence MTDISTDPTLDEWRTYDEFAAGIDAFRLPNTMLAGTALTLTLDDDTTLALRFDEDSVTWEGLGASGRDPYDAVRVRDDVVFVNIPFETREREALTVVFSTTTHRATVIRSRIAAEAVEGTPQVGQDFWAATTDAGPATGEVPGPSRDLIGKRNIYRYSPQHLYEHVYVSSQRYAWQCLEGVQRGHGDMDLSTVWKFADGLYLFCFREFRIAVASVWLHDLGYQLMTTGIFLGLNGDGESEHSRAGGHIYPLGAVAYPDAQPV
- a CDS encoding nuclear transport factor 2 family protein; the encoded protein is MSNADLIRDHYAANDRGDLDGMLAPFAPDIEWTEAAGFPYAGTYIGPDAVAENVFGRIQEEWDDYTVAIDEVVDGGDVVVGIGTYSGTYKRTGRFFAARVAHVWRVAGGEIVAFEQFTDTELVNRALRAPSMSTETQPSS
- a CDS encoding ABC transporter substrate-binding protein, producing MNRRASGTAAVIAVAALALAGCAGGDGAGGDGAPIVIGSVNTISGPATFPEASQAAAAVFDAFNEDGGLDGRMIEYKMLDDKGDPATATASAREIVGSDEAVALVGSASLIECEINAKYYEQEGILSVPGIGVDTGCFDSENISPANVGPFNDMTLTLQYGSEVLGLDDICILLEIAGSTRPTYQAAIDKWTEITGKEPKYVDDTVPYGASDYTPYIVKARDQGCKALAINPVEPDAIGQVKAANAQGWDDVTWLYLTSVYSENFADAIDDAGAGIYVPAEFYPFTDDDEINADWRTLMEENDIPLTSFSQGGYLAATYFIEVLKSIDGDITRESVSEALKGMDPIENPMVGTPYAFGTQNTAGWPIILKSGTNAWEKVADDWLRIGE